A window of Littorina saxatilis isolate snail1 linkage group LG7, US_GU_Lsax_2.0, whole genome shotgun sequence contains these coding sequences:
- the LOC138971816 gene encoding UPF0739 protein C1orf74 homolog codes for MNHPAQWKQLTADHFGRQREKRSDQLMLDLLSVDCGLKSALLLDFSVSSTASLQSFLGALKQSVLLKKDLLVVSVGSDMLIVNPAAFEAGGNSCERIFSSVTFVDVSTNLNSPQLIANGSECLEATKTCFTTFLERRNSDGLGTVDLPIDAANKSPANPSTLFGMFLGYPVVYFYDMLLESGGNCLSMVPLVNFVVKGRLGESSVSQVREHTVMSFSVPEIFLDEVGSKVEAWFGVMKERRAWRDVFIDLTLKRLRVQFPAVCL; via the coding sequence ATGAACCACCCTGCGCAGTGGAAGCAGTTGACAGCTGACCACTTTGGCCGACAGCGTGAAAAGAGAAGTGACCAGCTGATGCTTGACCTCCTCTCGGTGGACTGTGGACTCAAGTCCGCTCTGCTCCTCGACTTTTCTGTATCGAGCACGGCCAGCCTGCAGAGTTTTCTTGGTGCGTTAAAACAATCAGTTCTGTTGAAGAAAGATTTGCTGGTCGTGTCCGTCGGCTCAGACATGTTGATTGTGAATCCAGCAGCGTTTGAGGCTGGGGGTAATAGCTGTGAGAGGATATTTTCTTCTGTGACTTTTGTCGATGTATCTACAAACCTGAATTCACCTCAGCTTATCGCAAATGGCAGTGAGTGTCTTGAAGCGACCAAGACTTGTTTCACCACATTCCTGGAGAGAAGAAACTCTGATGGCCTTGGCACTGTGGATCTTCCTATAGACGCTGCAAATAAAAGTCCGGCAAACCCGTCGACTCTATTTGGGATGTTTCTCGGCTATCCTGTGGTTTATTTCTACGACATGTTACTTGAGTCGGGTGGAAACTGTCTCTCCATGGTGCCATTGGTCAACTTTGTTGTGAAGGGGAGACTCGGTGAGTCCAGTGTTTCACAAGTGAGAGAACACACTGTGATGTCTTTCAGTGTTCCAGAGATATTTCTGGATGAGGTTGGAAGCAAGGTGGAAGCCTGGTTTGGAGTTATGAAAGAAAGGAGAGCGTGGCGTGATGTGTTCATTGACTTGACGTTGAAGAGGCTGAGAGTTCAGTTTCCTGCCGTGTGTTTATGA